One window of the Streptomyces sp. TS71-3 genome contains the following:
- a CDS encoding NAD(P)/FAD-dependent oxidoreductase — MADVTDAVVIGGGINGLVAAAELAGAGWTVRLFERGERLGGFIASAERTLPGYVHDTFASWHPLFTSGPAYAALGDALRWHGLTYRNTDGPLTASVADDGRAVVADRDPEATAKGFAHAADRDRYLRMLRDMQRHAPLIGALMSTELRSARALRPAAALVRALGLAGTERCVRDLVTSGRSWCRREFDGHEVDHLMVPWLLHTGLSPDHASGGLMVPLLAASLHGFGLPIVAGGSGRFVDAFCSLLRERGVHVHTSAEVEEIVVKRGRATAVVVDGERHGAGRAVLASVGPRALYGTLLPAGAVGAAVSDEVRRFRPGRAGMQIHVALSGPLQWRDERLRRVPLVHVSDGSASTGIACAQAEAGLLPDRPTVVVGQQHLLDPSRAPRGAAALWIQLQEVPFRPSGDAAGELPVADGWDARLADCYARRVLARVARHSPDLDGKVLAMDVLTPVDIAAANPNAVDGDPYAGSTEFDQNFVWRPVPSAARHHTAVRRLWHIGASTHPGAGLSGGSGHLVAQALLAADRRRPNRRASHR, encoded by the coding sequence ATGGCGGACGTCACCGACGCAGTGGTGATCGGCGGGGGAATCAACGGCTTGGTGGCCGCCGCCGAGCTGGCGGGCGCGGGGTGGACGGTCCGCCTGTTCGAACGGGGTGAGCGGCTGGGCGGCTTCATCGCCTCCGCGGAGCGCACCCTTCCGGGCTACGTCCATGACACGTTCGCGTCGTGGCACCCGCTCTTCACGTCCGGTCCGGCGTACGCCGCGCTCGGCGACGCGCTGCGCTGGCACGGGCTGACCTACCGGAACACCGACGGCCCGCTGACCGCCAGCGTCGCCGACGACGGCCGGGCGGTCGTCGCGGACCGCGACCCCGAGGCCACCGCCAAGGGCTTCGCACACGCCGCGGACCGGGATCGCTACCTGCGGATGCTCCGCGACATGCAGCGGCACGCACCTCTCATCGGGGCGCTGATGTCCACCGAGCTGCGCTCGGCCAGGGCGCTGCGCCCGGCCGCCGCCCTGGTCCGCGCGCTCGGCCTGGCGGGGACGGAACGCTGCGTGCGCGACCTCGTCACCAGTGGACGGTCCTGGTGCCGGCGCGAGTTCGACGGTCACGAGGTGGACCACCTGATGGTTCCCTGGCTGCTGCACACCGGACTGTCACCCGACCACGCCTCGGGCGGGCTCATGGTGCCGTTGCTCGCGGCCTCCCTGCACGGGTTCGGGTTGCCGATCGTGGCGGGCGGGTCGGGGCGGTTCGTGGACGCCTTCTGCTCGCTGCTGCGGGAGCGCGGAGTGCACGTGCACACCTCCGCGGAGGTGGAGGAGATCGTCGTCAAACGCGGCCGGGCCACCGCCGTGGTCGTGGACGGCGAGCGGCACGGCGCGGGCCGGGCGGTCCTCGCGTCGGTCGGCCCGCGGGCGCTGTACGGCACGCTGCTGCCCGCGGGAGCCGTGGGCGCCGCAGTGAGCGACGAGGTCCGCAGGTTCCGGCCGGGCCGCGCCGGGATGCAGATCCATGTGGCGCTGTCGGGGCCGCTCCAGTGGCGTGACGAACGGCTGCGGCGGGTTCCGCTCGTGCATGTCTCGGACGGTTCCGCGAGCACCGGCATCGCGTGTGCGCAGGCCGAGGCGGGGTTGCTGCCCGACAGGCCCACGGTCGTGGTCGGGCAGCAGCACCTCCTCGACCCGTCACGGGCGCCCCGGGGCGCGGCCGCCCTGTGGATCCAGTTGCAGGAGGTTCCGTTCCGCCCCTCGGGCGACGCCGCCGGCGAGCTGCCCGTCGCGGACGGCTGGGACGCACGGCTCGCCGACTGCTACGCCAGACGTGTCCTGGCCCGTGTCGCGCGCCACTCTCCCGATCTGGACGGCAAGGTGCTCGCCATGGACGTCCTCACGCCCGTGGACATCGCCGCCGCGAACCCCAACGCCGTCGACGGGGATCCCTACGCCGGCTCCACCGAGTTCGACCAGAACTTCGTGTGGCGGCCCGTGCCGAGCGCGGCACGCCACCACACGGCCGTCCGGCGCCTCTGGCACATCGGTGCGTCCACCCATCCCGGCGCGGGCCTGAGCGGGGGTTCGGGCCACCTGGTCGCCCAGGCCCTTCTCGCGGCGGACCGCCGGCGTCCGAACCGGCGGGCTTCCCACCGGTAG
- a CDS encoding DUF2891 domain-containing protein: MSPAEDPAHRPALLDDHADSFARLAAANVTRAYPYAPQQLLTGPTDLTPPRSRHPAFYGSYDWHSAVHMHWLLVRLMRRAPGHIDTAAVREVLDAHLTVDALTAEAAHLRANTTFERPYGWAWLARLAAECGDASADGVEGADAWAEATRPARDAVRELVEAWLAKATYPVRHGVHTNSAFALGLLLDSDTATEAATDAVRRWFLADRDYPAGWEPSGQDFVSPALTEADAVRRVLPDGEFAQWLTGFLPGLAQAQPASLLTPPEVSDPDDPQIGHLLGLGLSRAAALGAIGRALPADDPRVPVLSTAAVRQLTASLPHVATGTWASDHWLATFATLALESVAEAGPVTV, translated from the coding sequence GTGTCCCCCGCTGAAGACCCTGCCCACCGCCCCGCCCTTCTCGATGACCACGCCGACTCTTTCGCGCGCCTCGCCGCCGCGAACGTCACCCGCGCCTATCCGTACGCCCCGCAGCAGCTGCTGACCGGGCCCACCGACCTGACCCCGCCGCGCTCGCGGCACCCCGCCTTCTACGGCTCGTACGACTGGCACTCCGCCGTGCACATGCACTGGCTCCTGGTGCGGCTGATGCGCAGGGCGCCCGGGCACATCGACACCGCTGCCGTACGCGAGGTGCTCGACGCCCATCTGACCGTCGACGCCCTGACCGCCGAGGCCGCCCATCTGCGCGCCAACACCACCTTCGAGCGCCCTTACGGCTGGGCCTGGCTCGCCCGGCTGGCGGCCGAGTGCGGGGACGCGAGCGCGGACGGAGTCGAAGGTGCGGACGCGTGGGCCGAGGCGACGCGACCCGCCCGCGACGCCGTCCGGGAACTCGTGGAGGCCTGGCTCGCGAAGGCCACCTATCCGGTCCGGCACGGCGTGCACACCAACAGCGCGTTCGCGCTGGGTCTGCTGCTCGACTCGGACACCGCCACCGAGGCCGCGACGGACGCCGTGCGCCGGTGGTTCCTCGCCGACCGCGACTACCCGGCCGGCTGGGAGCCGTCGGGGCAGGACTTCGTCTCCCCCGCGCTCACCGAGGCGGACGCGGTGCGCCGGGTCCTGCCGGACGGGGAGTTCGCGCAGTGGCTGACCGGCTTCCTGCCGGGCCTGGCCCAGGCGCAGCCCGCCTCGCTGCTGACCCCGCCCGAGGTCTCCGACCCGGACGACCCGCAGATCGGGCACCTGCTGGGGCTCGGGCTCAGCCGCGCGGCGGCGCTCGGTGCCATCGGGCGCGCCCTGCCGGCCGACGACCCGCGCGTGCCCGTGCTGTCCACCGCGGCCGTACGGCAGCTGACCGCCTCCCTGCCGCACGTGGCGACCGGCACGTGGGCCAGCGACCACTGGCTGGCGACGTTCGCGACGCTCGCGCTGGAGTCCGTCGCGGAGGCGGGGCCGGTGACCGTCTAG
- a CDS encoding DUF979 domain-containing protein gives MIKAEWFYWLVGAVFIVMALQMFRDTTNPKRYGTGAFWGLLGICFVYSTWVVNKQAPAQPLGVAVLVIAALAGFGLTGRGTAEGTAPEQREASAARYGNKLFIPALCIPVVAVLCSVLVKRWHINGMPLLEKDSETLLGLGIGSLVALVVGMILLRERRVSVPLHAGRSMLESMGWALVLPQMLAILGAIFATAGVGDQIGKITTHLLPDGQKYTAVAVYCIGMALFTVIMGNAFAAFPVMTAAVGWPVLIEQAHANPAVVLAVGMLAGFCGTLLTPMAANFNLVPAALLELKDTYGPIKAQAPTAVAMLACSIAIMSVFAF, from the coding sequence ATGATCAAGGCAGAGTGGTTCTACTGGCTCGTCGGGGCCGTCTTCATCGTGATGGCCCTTCAGATGTTCCGCGACACCACCAACCCCAAGCGCTACGGCACCGGGGCCTTCTGGGGGCTGCTCGGGATCTGCTTCGTCTACAGCACGTGGGTGGTGAACAAGCAGGCTCCGGCCCAGCCGCTCGGAGTCGCCGTGTTGGTCATCGCGGCCCTCGCGGGATTCGGCCTGACGGGACGCGGCACCGCCGAGGGCACAGCGCCGGAGCAGCGGGAGGCGTCCGCCGCCCGGTACGGCAACAAGCTGTTCATTCCCGCGCTCTGCATACCCGTGGTGGCCGTGCTCTGCTCGGTACTGGTCAAGCGCTGGCACATCAACGGCATGCCCCTGCTGGAGAAGGACTCCGAAACCCTCCTCGGCCTCGGCATCGGCTCCCTCGTCGCCCTCGTCGTCGGCATGATCCTGCTGCGCGAGCGGCGGGTGTCGGTGCCGCTGCACGCGGGCCGTTCGATGCTGGAGTCGATGGGCTGGGCACTCGTGCTGCCGCAGATGCTCGCGATCCTGGGCGCCATCTTCGCCACCGCCGGGGTCGGCGACCAGATCGGCAAGATCACCACGCACCTGCTCCCGGACGGCCAGAAGTACACCGCGGTAGCCGTCTACTGCATCGGCATGGCACTGTTCACCGTGATCATGGGCAACGCGTTCGCCGCCTTCCCGGTGATGACCGCGGCGGTCGGCTGGCCCGTCCTCATCGAGCAGGCGCACGCCAACCCCGCCGTGGTGCTCGCCGTCGGCATGCTGGCCGGCTTCTGCGGCACCCTGCTGACGCCGATGGCGGCCAACTTCAACCTCGTTCCCGCCGCGCTGCTGGAGTTGAAGGACACCTACGGGCCGATCAAGGCCCAGGCTCCCACGGCGGTGGCGATGCTCGCCTGCAGCATCGCCATCATGTCCGTCTTCGCCTTCTGA
- a CDS encoding DUF969 domain-containing protein, with product MLVLLGVLVVVLGFATKRNPLLVVAISGIVTAGIDGQSPNEILTTFGSSFATSRSVTVFVITLPVIGLLERYGLREQGRILITRLARLTTGRLLALYLLLRQVTAAFGLMSIGGPAQTVRPLIAPMAEGAAERRYGKLPDKVRERVRSMAASADNVGAFFGEDIFLAVGSILLITGFANATYHTHLEPLKLALWAIPSAVCALIIHGGRLLHQDRRLARELKPLTTGTTTDTTTGTTTGAGTSEEAGA from the coding sequence ATGCTCGTCCTCCTCGGCGTACTCGTGGTCGTCCTCGGGTTCGCCACCAAACGCAATCCCCTGCTCGTCGTCGCGATCTCAGGCATCGTGACGGCGGGCATCGACGGACAGTCCCCGAACGAGATCCTGACCACGTTCGGGTCCAGTTTCGCCACCAGCCGGTCGGTGACCGTCTTCGTCATCACCCTGCCGGTGATCGGCCTCCTGGAACGCTACGGCCTGCGCGAGCAGGGCAGGATTCTGATCACCAGGCTCGCCCGCCTCACCACCGGCCGGCTGCTCGCGCTCTACCTGCTGCTGCGGCAGGTCACCGCCGCGTTCGGGCTGATGAGCATCGGCGGTCCCGCGCAGACGGTGCGCCCGCTGATCGCGCCCATGGCGGAGGGCGCCGCGGAGCGCCGCTACGGCAAGTTGCCCGACAAGGTGCGCGAACGGGTCAGGTCGATGGCGGCGAGCGCGGACAACGTCGGCGCCTTCTTCGGCGAGGACATCTTCCTCGCGGTGGGCTCCATCCTGCTGATCACCGGGTTCGCGAACGCGACGTACCACACGCACCTGGAACCGTTGAAACTCGCCCTGTGGGCCATCCCGAGCGCCGTCTGCGCGCTGATCATCCACGGCGGCCGGCTGCTCCACCAGGACCGGCGGCTCGCGCGTGAGCTGAAGCCCCTCACCACCGGCACGACCACCGATACCACCACCGGCACCACCACCGGCGCGGGCACGTCCGAGGAGGCCGGCGCATGA
- a CDS encoding class I SAM-dependent methyltransferase: MNRNIRTTDDVLRLLDDLFAPEADRWTADAGDWWDAFYADRSRPVPFFVAKPDESLVSYLDRGLLAPGRALDLGCGPGRNALHLASRGFDVDAVDLSPAAIAWAEDRAREVGADVRFHRGDAFALTATELGGLYDVIYDSGCFHHLPPHRRISYLALLDRALAPGGHFALSCFAAGRMGSELSDAEFYRQSGLHGGLAYTLESLRWIFSDLTEIEARLMRDEPPESPSFGEPFLWTVLFRRPEPHAEAAADMNAGELPA, translated from the coding sequence ATGAACCGGAACATACGCACAACGGATGATGTGTTGCGACTCCTGGATGATCTCTTCGCACCGGAGGCGGACCGCTGGACGGCCGACGCGGGCGACTGGTGGGACGCCTTCTATGCGGACCGCTCCAGGCCGGTGCCGTTCTTCGTGGCGAAGCCCGACGAAAGTCTGGTCTCGTACCTGGACCGCGGACTGCTCGCGCCGGGCCGCGCACTGGACCTGGGGTGCGGCCCCGGGCGGAACGCCCTCCACCTCGCCTCGCGCGGGTTCGACGTCGACGCCGTCGACCTCTCACCGGCTGCCATCGCCTGGGCCGAGGACCGCGCCCGTGAGGTCGGGGCCGATGTCCGCTTCCACCGCGGCGACGCTTTCGCCCTCACAGCGACCGAACTCGGCGGCCTGTACGACGTGATCTACGACTCCGGCTGCTTCCACCACCTGCCACCGCACCGCCGCATCAGCTATCTCGCGCTGCTCGACCGCGCCCTGGCCCCCGGCGGCCATTTCGCGCTCTCCTGCTTCGCTGCGGGCCGCATGGGTTCCGAGCTGTCCGACGCGGAGTTCTACCGCCAGTCCGGCCTCCACGGCGGCCTCGCCTACACGCTGGAGTCCCTGCGCTGGATCTTCTCCGACCTGACGGAGATCGAGGCACGCCTCATGCGCGACGAGCCTCCCGAGTCACCCTCCTTCGGAGAGCCGTTCCTGTGGACGGTCCTGTTCCGCCGGCCGGAGCCGCATGCTGAAGCGGCGGCAGACATGAACGCGGGCGAACTCCCGGCGTAG
- a CDS encoding PPOX class F420-dependent oxidoreductase, producing the protein MSLPPLPEAQIAMLKKPNPAVIGTVRADGQPVSAATWYLWVDGRILVNMDEGRKRLVHMRNDPRVTLTVLNGQDWYSHVTIIGHVAEFLADSDLSDIDSLSTHYTGKQYPQRDRGRISAWIEVDRWSGWGELKDSAQPG; encoded by the coding sequence GTGTCGCTTCCGCCGTTGCCCGAGGCTCAGATCGCCATGCTGAAGAAGCCGAACCCTGCTGTCATAGGGACAGTTCGCGCGGACGGTCAGCCCGTATCTGCTGCTACGTGGTACTTGTGGGTAGACGGCCGGATTCTGGTGAACATGGATGAGGGCCGCAAGCGGCTCGTCCACATGCGGAACGACCCGCGCGTGACGTTGACCGTGCTGAACGGGCAGGACTGGTACTCCCACGTCACCATCATCGGACACGTCGCGGAGTTCCTCGCGGACAGCGATCTGTCCGACATCGACAGCCTCTCCACGCACTACACCGGCAAGCAGTACCCGCAGCGGGACCGTGGCCGGATCAGCGCGTGGATCGAGGTGGACCGCTGGTCTGGTTGGGGCGAGCTCAAGGACAGCGCTCAGCCGGGCTGA
- a CDS encoding maleylpyruvate isomerase N-terminal domain-containing protein, giving the protein MDLFSRCWTALRTAVADLPDEDFERPSGCAGWLVRDLVCHLVIDAQDVLITLVTPAGTEPTVNALTYWQVTNRPPSGEDPLDALIVRLAAAYEDPRLLKFHLDDVGSAAGRAAELADPRRRVGTRDEVLTAGDYLSAYVLEWTLHHLDLVAHLPEATEPPGEGLARSRAMLEEIAGAEFPASFTDTDALLVGTGRRAPTDAERAGLGELGAKLPFVLG; this is encoded by the coding sequence GTGGATCTCTTCTCGCGCTGCTGGACGGCGTTGCGCACCGCGGTGGCCGACCTCCCCGACGAGGACTTCGAGCGGCCGTCCGGCTGCGCGGGGTGGCTCGTGCGGGATCTCGTGTGCCACCTGGTCATCGACGCGCAGGACGTCCTGATCACGCTCGTCACCCCTGCCGGGACGGAACCGACGGTCAACGCCCTGACGTACTGGCAGGTCACGAACCGGCCGCCGAGCGGTGAGGACCCGCTGGACGCTCTGATCGTCCGGCTGGCCGCGGCGTACGAGGACCCGCGGCTGCTGAAGTTCCACCTCGACGACGTCGGCTCCGCCGCAGGACGCGCGGCCGAACTCGCGGATCCCCGCCGCCGGGTGGGCACCCGCGATGAGGTGCTCACCGCGGGCGACTACCTCAGTGCGTACGTCCTGGAGTGGACGCTGCACCACCTCGATCTGGTGGCCCACCTCCCGGAGGCGACGGAACCTCCCGGGGAAGGGCTGGCCCGTTCGCGCGCGATGCTGGAGGAGATCGCGGGGGCAGAGTTCCCCGCGTCGTTCACCGACACGGACGCCCTTCTGGTCGGCACGGGGCGCCGGGCACCGACGGACGCGGAGAGGGCGGGACTCGGGGAGTTGGGCGCCAAGTTGCCGTTCGTCCTCGGTTGA
- a CDS encoding Ku protein, whose product MPRPIWNGSISFGLVTIPIRVIAATETHNIQLHQYHETDQGRIRYQKVCELDGKVLEPEEIGRGYEITRDNVVPVTDDELDDLPLPTAKAIEIVSFLPAERIDAIRMGDGYYLQASAPAAEKPYVLLRRALERSSRVAIAKYAWHNRERLGMLRVVGDAIALQSLKWDDEVRSPSSLAPPPVEMRDDEVDAAVDLLESMGRDDVSGYTDAYTEALATLIEAKQEGVEPPPAPREERPSEVVDLMDALRSSVEKARTARGEGEEATVHEMPERRKKAAAKTAKKAAAKKTAAKKSGGRRPRRSA is encoded by the coding sequence ATGCCCCGACCCATTTGGAACGGAAGTATTTCGTTCGGTCTGGTGACCATTCCGATCCGGGTCATCGCCGCGACCGAGACACACAACATCCAGCTGCACCAGTACCACGAGACCGACCAGGGCCGCATCCGCTACCAGAAGGTGTGCGAGCTCGACGGCAAGGTTCTGGAGCCGGAGGAGATCGGCCGCGGGTACGAGATCACCCGCGACAACGTCGTGCCGGTCACGGACGACGAACTGGACGATCTTCCGCTGCCGACCGCGAAGGCCATCGAGATCGTGTCGTTCCTGCCGGCGGAGCGGATCGACGCCATCCGGATGGGTGACGGTTACTACCTGCAAGCGAGCGCGCCGGCCGCCGAGAAGCCGTACGTGCTCCTGCGGCGTGCGCTGGAGCGCTCCAGCCGGGTCGCCATCGCCAAATACGCCTGGCACAACCGGGAACGCCTGGGGATGCTGCGGGTCGTCGGTGACGCGATCGCCCTGCAGAGCCTGAAGTGGGACGACGAGGTACGCAGCCCCTCCAGCCTGGCGCCCCCGCCGGTGGAGATGCGCGACGACGAGGTCGACGCCGCCGTCGACCTGCTGGAGAGCATGGGCCGCGACGACGTCAGCGGCTACACGGATGCGTACACGGAGGCCCTGGCCACGCTGATCGAGGCCAAGCAGGAAGGCGTCGAGCCGCCGCCTGCGCCCCGTGAGGAGCGGCCCAGCGAGGTGGTCGACCTCATGGACGCCCTGCGCAGCTCGGTCGAGAAGGCCCGCACCGCCCGAGGCGAGGGCGAGGAGGCGACAGTGCACGAGATGCCCGAGAGGAGGAAGAAGGCCGCGGCCAAGACCGCGAAGAAGGCGGCGGCGAAGAAGACCGCGGCGAAGAAGAGCGGGGGCCGGCGACCGCGGCGCTCCGCCTGA
- a CDS encoding TIGR03621 family F420-dependent LLM class oxidoreductase: MTHPPFRFGVSLFTVGSRSAWRDRAREVEDLGYDVLQVADHLGVAAPFPALVAAADVTSIRLGTFVLNAGITSPAYLARDVADVHRLTDGRFELGLGAGYVPAEFEAVGLPFGTGGERLRKLQENLAATRELLAAEADNPVPPIMLAGAGERMLRFAAREADIFSFSIMAGVTEGVAPEEALARRVQVLREAAGDRFDDIELNLFVAAVGESTQKVDLSVIRQASGFDDAQLMQLPGVLIGSPREIADRLVRYREEFGLNYISVLEPHMAAFAEVIRLLR, encoded by the coding sequence ATGACCCACCCCCCGTTCCGCTTCGGCGTCAGCCTGTTCACTGTCGGTTCCCGGTCGGCATGGCGCGACCGCGCGCGCGAGGTGGAGGACCTCGGGTACGACGTGCTCCAGGTGGCCGACCACCTGGGCGTGGCGGCACCGTTCCCGGCGCTGGTGGCCGCGGCCGACGTGACGAGCATCCGGCTGGGCACGTTCGTGCTCAACGCCGGCATCACCAGCCCCGCCTACCTGGCCCGGGATGTCGCGGACGTGCACCGCCTCACCGACGGCCGCTTCGAGCTGGGGCTCGGCGCAGGTTACGTCCCGGCCGAGTTCGAGGCCGTGGGCCTGCCCTTCGGCACGGGCGGCGAGCGCCTTCGGAAGCTGCAGGAGAACCTGGCGGCGACGCGGGAGCTGCTCGCCGCGGAGGCGGACAACCCGGTGCCGCCCATCATGCTGGCGGGCGCCGGCGAGCGCATGCTGCGCTTCGCCGCCCGCGAGGCCGACATCTTCAGCTTCTCCATCATGGCCGGGGTGACGGAGGGCGTGGCCCCGGAGGAAGCGCTCGCCCGCCGCGTCCAGGTGCTGCGGGAGGCCGCCGGCGACCGTTTCGACGACATCGAGCTGAACCTCTTCGTCGCGGCCGTGGGCGAGAGCACGCAGAAGGTCGACCTCTCGGTCATCCGCCAGGCCAGCGGCTTCGACGACGCGCAGCTCATGCAGTTGCCCGGCGTGCTGATCGGTTCGCCGCGTGAGATCGCGGACCGCCTGGTGCGGTACCGCGAGGAGTTCGGTCTCAACTACATCAGCGTTCTGGAGCCGCACATGGCGGCGTTCGCCGAGGTGATCAGGCTGCTGCGCTGA
- a CDS encoding cupin domain-containing protein, producing MHRHDADEETFLVLEGELRLQVDGESHLAGAGAAALLPRGLPHAFVVTSPQARYLTLHTPAGFERFALADGTPASSGDITPPGEPPPTRKRSRRRPDPAASTPWGRPSPPDDGTTVAPSVSAAA from the coding sequence GTGCACCGGCATGACGCCGACGAGGAGACGTTCCTGGTGCTGGAAGGCGAGCTGCGCCTCCAGGTGGACGGCGAGTCGCACCTGGCCGGAGCGGGCGCCGCCGCGCTCCTGCCCCGGGGGCTTCCGCACGCCTTCGTGGTGACCAGCCCGCAGGCCCGGTACCTCACTCTGCACACACCGGCGGGGTTCGAGCGGTTCGCGCTCGCGGACGGAACACCCGCCTCGTCCGGCGACATCACACCGCCCGGCGAACCGCCCCCGACCCGGAAGCGCTCGCGGCGACGGCCCGATCCTGCGGCATCGACACCCTGGGGCCGCCCCTCACCCCCTGACGACGGCACCACCGTCGCACCGAGCGTCAGCGCAGCAGCCTGA
- a CDS encoding class I mannose-6-phosphate isomerase gives MSSPTSSSPDPAVCDGRSPLLLPANRPARRPYRGGSGIARFRGISLPDDRRPEDFLASTTEVFAGGGVGLTVLPDGRTLRSAVSEDPAAWLGPEHVRRFGADTRLLVKLLSTDERLFAHYHPDAAFAQRHLGRDTGKTEAWIILDTAGGDGYAYIGFTEGVTESEVAGWVAGQDVERILGAMRRVPLRRGDTLFVPAGTPHAIGPGVTLVELQEPTDLSLLLEYGSFGLSQDDAFLGLSPETALEGLDRTAVDDAALARLLNAAEPFPGPDEPLLSRSAEPYFRAFRRRVDGTGQVAPGFGVLVVEEGQGWLESRGQRLPLAAGTCALLPYGAGEVTLGGTLSAIHCAPPAPERAG, from the coding sequence ATGTCGAGCCCGACGAGCAGCTCCCCCGATCCCGCGGTCTGCGACGGCCGCAGCCCGCTCCTGCTTCCGGCCAACCGGCCCGCGAGGCGCCCGTACCGGGGAGGCAGCGGCATCGCCCGGTTCCGCGGCATCTCCCTGCCCGATGACCGCCGCCCCGAGGACTTCCTCGCGTCCACCACGGAGGTGTTCGCCGGCGGGGGAGTGGGGCTCACGGTCCTGCCGGACGGGCGCACGCTCCGTTCGGCCGTCTCGGAGGATCCCGCGGCCTGGCTCGGACCCGAGCACGTCCGGCGGTTCGGTGCCGACACGAGACTGCTGGTGAAACTCCTGAGCACGGACGAGCGGCTGTTCGCCCACTACCATCCGGACGCCGCGTTCGCCCAGCGCCACCTCGGCCGGGACACCGGCAAGACGGAGGCGTGGATCATCCTGGACACGGCCGGTGGCGACGGTTACGCGTACATCGGTTTCACCGAGGGGGTCACCGAGTCCGAGGTCGCCGGATGGGTGGCCGGCCAGGACGTCGAGAGGATCCTCGGGGCGATGCGACGGGTCCCGCTGCGCCGCGGGGACACGCTGTTCGTCCCGGCCGGGACACCCCATGCGATCGGTCCGGGGGTGACGCTCGTCGAGCTCCAGGAACCGACCGATCTGTCCCTGCTGCTGGAGTACGGATCGTTCGGACTGTCACAGGACGACGCCTTCCTCGGACTCTCTCCGGAGACGGCCCTGGAGGGACTCGACCGGACCGCCGTGGACGATGCCGCTCTCGCCCGCCTGCTCAATGCGGCAGAGCCGTTCCCCGGCCCGGACGAACCACTCCTGTCACGGAGCGCCGAACCGTATTTCCGGGCGTTCCGCAGGAGGGTCGACGGCACCGGGCAGGTGGCCCCGGGGTTCGGCGTGCTCGTCGTCGAGGAAGGCCAGGGCTGGCTCGAAAGCCGAGGGCAACGCCTTCCCCTGGCTGCCGGCACCTGCGCCCTGCTTCCGTACGGGGCGGGCGAGGTGACGCTCGGCGGGACACTGTCGGCGATCCACTGCGCTCCGCCGGCACCGGAGCGGGCAGGGTGA